The window TTTCATTTATTGTTCTACTAGGTCCTGTAAAAGATTGTCTTCTAGTTGCCATACCACTTATAGGGATTAGTTTCTATGGGAAATTTGTTACTCAACACCTGTTTTGATTTACTAGTTTCTTTTTTGTCTACCggtaagtttttaaatttttctgtTATTTCTTCTAAATCTTGTTCAAATTTTCCGGTTTCTAAATATgctattttattagaaattcgATCTACTTTTTGAAGTTATCTAATAAGTAAACTTATTATTACGTTATTTTGGCTAGGGTAAACTCTATCCGCTTTTGAGATTCCTGAATAATTTGTTAATCCTTCTACTCCTGGATGATAATATTTAAGTTGTTCTAATATTTTTACGTAATCTGGGTATCCTGAAAAGATTGGTGGTATTCCACTGCTACTTGTCATTAACTAAgtattattttttctattttttgtaaTAAAGATTCTACTTGTTTATAGGATTCTTTTAATTCTTCTGATTTTCTTCTTATTTCTTCTAAAACTTCTCTAGTTGTTTTTTCTAGATTTGCTTTTTGTTCTGTTCttaattcttttaattcttctaaatgtttaatttttgttattatcCTATTATTTTGTTCTTTAAGATAATCTTGGTTTTCCGTTAAagtttttagtattttattcttttcttttaatgttTTTAATATTTGTTCTATTATCCTAGAGTCTCTATTTTTATGTTCTTCCAAAGATTCTGATAGTTTTATTACAAGATCTATTAagctattataatttttatcttCCTTAGTATGTAAATAATGTTTATAAATATTACTAAAATAACAAGTATGTTTATGATTGTCTAAAGTAATTatgtttctagttttatttttaatttctaagTCTAAATATTTTAATTCTGTAtctatttttttgtttatttatatcaggcatatatacatatacatgcatacatatatatatatatatatatatatatatatatatatatatatagagcaataaataattaaaccaaTATTAGAAATAAAGAATGTGATTGAAGAtggttagaaaagaaaagatatgaattgattgacaaaaaaaataaaaaatgtacaATTAATAGAAATTTATATAAGGTAGATcattaaaagaagaaatttgTTGAGTTAAATTTggttcaaattttgaattgttGACCAGCCCAAGACACCACAAGCCTGTATCCATGCTCTCGGGCTAACAAGTAAGCGAGGCCATACACTAATAAGTAATAACCCAGAAAGATTTCCGCTTGCACCAAATTGCATATTACGGCTATAACTACCAACCAACCAACAAAATCAACAATCCTTCTCAGCTTTTTACTTTGCTGACTTTTATAAACTCCAAGTCTCCGCAGCATCCAATTTTCTGTGTCTTCCCCAAAAGCCTCGTCCCAGAGAGCAACAGAAACATCAGAGTGCCCCACCTTGATAAAATCCCTCATGAATCACGATTCCTTCTCAataattaatcttttttttttttgtgtttttataaTTAGTACCATTCAGCGCTGGTACTATATCAGGAGTAATTAATCATTCTATCCTCATCCAACCAGCACTGACTGCCACCCACTCTTCCGGCAGCCTTAACTGCAGGAACTACCTTCTTCTCTTTTCCCCTCTTATTCGGCATCATATTGACACTCGTACTTGAGTTTTcttcaagaaagaagaaaaagcataaatttttttgcttcttttggGATAAAATTGATTGCAGGAGGAGTAAATTTTCGGCATAAAGATGATGGGCTCGGAGAATCAAGAAGGAGGAGAAGCCCGTCTCCAAGCGTCCAGAGAAGAGATGGAAAGCCTAGTCCTCGACGGCGACGACGGCCGTGACCACATTGGTAACAGTATAACCTCCCAATCCTACGCGAATTACAGGAGTGCCATGACCACCCTCTCCTCCTCCTTCGCCGCCTCTCACCATCCTCTCTCCTTCCCTACACCCGCCGACTCTGATCCTCTTCTTTCCCCTCCTTCTCCTCAGCCACCACTCCTCAAATCCCCCAATTCGCCTAAACCCAGGACTACCGCCACCGACGACCCCCGCCACCTCGATCCTCCCTCCTACGCAGATGTCGTTTCCAGCCCGCTCGACGATAGCATTGAGGCCAACGGCGGCTCCGAAAGTCCCAGCCAACACTCGGAAAACTCGGCTTCATCTTTCTCGAGATCTCCCTTTTCCAGCTCTGATTACTTGGAAATTGTGGTTTCCAATCCACAAAAGGAGGCGGAATCGTCAAAGAATTCGATCGTCCCCGGCAATAATGCTTACGTTACCTATTTAATTACCACAAAAACGAATATTTCCGACTACGGGGGATCCCAGTTTAGCGTTAGAAGAAGATTTAGGGATGTGGTCACTTTATCCGATCGGTTGAGTGAAGCTTATAGAGGATTTGTTATTCCTCCGAGGCCGGAGAAGAGCGTAGTTGAGAGCCAAGTGATGCAGAAGCAGGAATTTGTGGAGCAGAGGAGAGTGGCATTGCAGAAATACTTGAGGAGACTCGCCGCGCATCCTGTTATCAAGAAGAGTGATGAGTTGAGGGTGTTTCTGCAGGTGCAAGGGAGGCTTCCGTTGCCCACAAGTGTAGATGTTGCGTCAAGGATGCTGGATGGCGCGGGGAAGCTGCCAAAGCAGTTGTTTGGCGATTCGAGGAGTGTGATGGGTCCCCAGGATGTGGTGCAGCCTGCTAAAGGTGGGAGAGATTTGTTGAGATTGTTCAAGGAGTTGAAGCAGTCTGTGGCAAATGATTGGGGTGCTTCGAGGCCTCCTGCTGAGGAGGAGGATCAGGAATTTTTAGATAGGAAACAATGGTTGCATGATCTTGAGCAGCATCTCACTAATGCCTCGAAACAGGTCTTATGCGATAAtgtttttgaaatttcttttgttatatgcttaatcttttttgttttcgtgGAAATATCAAGTGGTATTCTGCACTTGCTTGAAtgcttgaaattttttgagCGTTGGGCatcataaaaatatatatttagagGCAATTCCTTTTTTTGGCACTATTGTTTTTTCTTAATGTAGTTTCAAGCTGATGAGCTATTAGCTGCGAAAATATTGTTTACAACGGTTAGAAATACTTATAGCATAGAGGAcggggctttttttttttggggcgcAGAGGACGGGGATTTAAGACCTGTACCTTATATGCATCTTCATTTTAGTAACTTCAAATGTAGAGCCTGCATCTAGGTGAACCCACCTGTTACAAAGCCTTATATGTTGATACTGAGTGTCATATCTGCAAATCCTTTGTGATTGCGTGGAGATTTTGACTATGTTGGTTTTGTTATTTGACctttattttccctttttatctattttttctttattgaCTTTGCATCTGCATAGAGCTTTCGACTGGTGCCAttgttttagttgatttttttttgagactgtattttatttgtttaatttctccatttttcttttaggCTGAAGCACTTGTTAAAGCACAACAAGGTTTAGCTGACACAATGGGTGAATTAGGGCTAGCATTTATTAAGTTGACAAAATTTGAGAATGAGGAGGCTGTATTGAATACTCAAAGAGTTCGTGCTGCTGATATGAAAAGTCTAGCAACTACAGCTGTTAGAGTGAGTAGATATCATCGAGGATTAAATGCACAGACTGTGAAGCACTTGGTAAACGCAAAGTTCTTCGCTTGCAGTTACGTGATGATTTCATGTAATCAGGTTACGATGACCTATGTATCTCTGTTTTTGCAGGATACTCTTCATGAATATCTGGTGCTAATGTTAGCTGTGCACAATGCATTCTCTGATCGTTCAAGTGCTTTATTGACGGTGCAAACCCTTCTTTCAGAATTATCTTCTTTGCACTCGAGAGCGGAAAAACTTGAAACTGCATCATCCAAAAtatttggtggtgacaagtcaAGAATCCGCAAAACAGAGGAGTTGAAGGACACTATTAGAGTCACTGAGGATGCTAAAGGTTGTGCAATCAGAGAATACGAGCGCATCAAGGTATCCAGACTACTGCCTGAGCAAATGGAACCAATTATAGTACATTCATATTATTGGCTTTTTCATGATATGCTGCAGCACTATCCTCTTACCTTCTCTTCTGTATAATTTCTTTCTTATAAATTTGCCTCCATCTGCTATCAAGTCTAGTGTTTGCTTCATAGATGAATGGGCAGTTACAAACATATTTGGCATAGACTACTCAGAAAATCAAAGGTGGCTACAGTTTTTGTTTCTTTGCACTTAGGTTATTTTATTGGTGGCTAGTAAGATCCTGAGAATGGCAGGCTGTCTTCTcattcttgtttcttgttgtGTTAACTAATGTTGAGTATCAGGTGATTAGAAAATGATCCTTTTGGGCTTTCTTGTTGTTTTAAAGTTTTAACACTGTCAAGATGGTGATTTTGGTACCACAAGCTAaggtgccttttttttttttacaaaagttTGTACGTGCTGGAGCTTTGCCAATTTCCATTATGCTCAATTCATCTTACTCATATTTTTTAGATGTATGTAGTACAGAACCACATTGTTTTAGTGTTGCTGCAGAATGTTTTTCTCCCCATAAATCAGTTAGTTTGTGATCATAAAATATGAAGACATGGTTCAAATTAATTTGAATGATGTGGAATTGTTAGATGACAAAGTTGTCCATGTAGTGGCTACCTGGTATATGGTGGAGATATTTTTCAGAATATAAATTAAGTGGTTATGATTGTGATGTGATTTAGTATACATACTCTCATGATAGTTgtgctttggaattggttttcTACCATTAGCGAAcatcaatttatttatttatttattttttgtgttctCGGCATCTCTAGAGTATACATACTCTCATGATAGTTgtgctttggaattggttttcTACCATTAGCGAAcatcaatttatttatttatttattttttgtgttctCGGCATCTCTAGAGTTGCTCGAAGTGACAGCTTCAGTGATTGATTGTTGCTTTCTTCTCCCTTAGAAATAAAAGTTTGAGATAGCTAGAAAATGTTAGTCTTCCCATTCTCCCGCTTCGTCCTTGAACAGAAGGGGAATCTTATTTTTGGAGGTTTATTTCTTTACCTTGGGGCCGGGACGAAGGTATGGTCTTTTTCTCATGTAATGGATGGTCATTATTGGATTCAAGTTAAACGGTGGACCATAAGTTATTCAGACACAATTTTTTTGAGGATCTCTCTAAGAACAAGCTTTTAAGTGGTAAGAGGAATCTTTCAAAATATGGAGAATAAGCTGATTGCTGCTGCCTTTGACTCCCCAGGCATCCAGTAGTGTATGTATGATGTGTTATCAGTCTTTCCTACTCTGACAGTTTCATATGTAGACTTCATGGAAGCTTTTATTGCTGAAAAGTTGATGGTCAGCTAGGGGGTGTTTTATTAGTTGTGCATATATGTTgtctttcttctagtgctaccTGTTGTGGAAGCGCCAACTGGCGCTGAGGGATatccccaaaaattattttttgatcTGTTTCTCTGTTTGCACGTTTTTGTAGCATCAACTTCTTGAAAGATGGATGGATATGGTTTTAAATGCTGAGTTGCTCTTGAACATGCTTGAAGCTTTTGCTTACAACATTACTTGGTAATTGTCCCTGCAGGAAAATAACAGATGCGAAATTGAAAGGCTAGACAGAGAAAGGCGGACCGACTTTGTAAATATGTTGAAAGGATTCGTGACCAATCAGGTATTCTGTTCTCTCTGTTCAAAATACAGATCAtgcacccccccccccccccttcttcccaaaaaaaaaaaagagatctctgctttttcttctttgttttgtcCACTTACATTTTCTGAAAATAATTTGTGTGGCATGAATAACttgtattttctcactaaggttttgtgaaattttgttctggattttgtgaattaattttttgattGGTTGAATGATGATTATATAGTACTCACTGTCAAAATTGGAAGCACCTAATTGTGGACTAACACAATCTCATGGTATTTCTTTTAATATCAAACTTGAT is drawn from Coffea arabica cultivar ET-39 chromosome 1c, Coffea Arabica ET-39 HiFi, whole genome shotgun sequence and contains these coding sequences:
- the LOC113731104 gene encoding sorting nexin 2B-like isoform X2 is translated as MMGSENQEGGEARLQASREEMESLVLDGDDGRDHIGNSITSQSYANYRSAMTTLSSSFAASHHPLSFPTPADSDPLLSPPSPQPPLLKSPNSPKPRTTATDDPRHLDPPSYADVVSSPLDDSIEANGGSESPSQHSENSASSFSRSPFSSSDYLEIVVSNPQKEAESSKNSIVPGNNAYVTYLITTKTNISDYGGSQFSVRRRFRDVVTLSDRLSEAYRGFVIPPRPEKSVVESQVMQKQEFVEQRRVALQKYLRRLAAHPVIKKSDELRVFLQVQGRLPLPTSVDVASRMLDGAGKLPKQLFGDSRSVMGPQDVVQPAKGGRDLLRLFKELKQSVANDWGASRPPAEEEDQEFLDRKQWLHDLEQHLTNASKQAEALVKAQQGLADTMGELGLAFIKLTKFENEEAVLNTQRVRAADMKSLATTAVRVSRYHRGLNAQTVKHLDTLHEYLVLMLAVHNAFSDRSSALLTVQTLLSELSSLHSRAEKLETASSKIFGGDKSRIRKTEELKDTIRVTEDAKGCAIREYERIKENNRCEIERLDRERRTDFVNMLKGFVTNQCFNLIGDHTQPKTMAWLT
- the LOC113731104 gene encoding sorting nexin 2B-like isoform X1; this encodes MMGSENQEGGEARLQASREEMESLVLDGDDGRDHIGNSITSQSYANYRSAMTTLSSSFAASHHPLSFPTPADSDPLLSPPSPQPPLLKSPNSPKPRTTATDDPRHLDPPSYADVVSSPLDDSIEANGGSESPSQHSENSASSFSRSPFSSSDYLEIVVSNPQKEAESSKNSIVPGNNAYVTYLITTKTNISDYGGSQFSVRRRFRDVVTLSDRLSEAYRGFVIPPRPEKSVVESQVMQKQEFVEQRRVALQKYLRRLAAHPVIKKSDELRVFLQVQGRLPLPTSVDVASRMLDGAGKLPKQLFGDSRSVMGPQDVVQPAKGGRDLLRLFKELKQSVANDWGASRPPAEEEDQEFLDRKQWLHDLEQHLTNASKQAEALVKAQQGLADTMGELGLAFIKLTKFENEEAVLNTQRVRAADMKSLATTAVRVSRYHRGLNAQTVKHLDTLHEYLVLMLAVHNAFSDRSSALLTVQTLLSELSSLHSRAEKLETASSKIFGGDKSRIRKTEELKDTIRVTEDAKGCAIREYERIKENNRCEIERLDRERRTDFVNMLKGFVTNQVTYMEKIGIEWTKVAEETNRYAKETA